From the Thermococcus sp. M39 genome, one window contains:
- the tgtA gene encoding tRNA guanosine(15) transglycosylase TgtA yields MFKFEIKARDAAGRIGKLEVNGKKIETPAIMPVVNPKQLIVTPKELKEMGFNIIITNSYIIYKDEELRQKALEMGIHKLLDYDGIIEVDSGSFQLMRYGGVEVTNREIIEFQHKIGVDIGTFLDIPTIPDAPREKAEEDLRITLERAKEAEEIKQIPMNATVQGSTYLDLRTYAAKKLSEMNFEIHPIGAVVPLMESYRYKDLVDVVIASKLGLRPDRPVHLFGAGHPMIFALAVAMGIDLFDSASYALYAKDDRYLTPEGTKHLGELEYFPCSCPVCSRYTPQELKEMPKEERAKLLALHNLWVIREELNRVKQAIKEGELWRLVDERSRSHPKLFSAYKRLLEYKDYLEENEPITKSSAFFKVSEEIMGTPIVWRAKQRAERVKQKFPETTNHPIFGDIPKYLSLSYPFAQSEGEEEFTIEKPKKNEARLYIQAVAEYQFGEGASEAFKDAFVELSRKTGMPRQIKAKGKHLATFRAEDGLLTLGIEGAKRLHKILPYPRMRVVVNDDAEPFARKGKNVFAKFVIDADENIRPYDEVLVVNKNDELLATGQTLLSGKELKIFQQGLAVKVRRGIEK; encoded by the coding sequence ATGTTCAAGTTTGAGATAAAAGCGAGAGATGCTGCTGGCAGGATTGGAAAGCTCGAAGTTAATGGAAAGAAGATTGAAACTCCGGCTATAATGCCTGTAGTCAATCCAAAACAGCTCATAGTAACCCCAAAAGAGCTGAAAGAGATGGGATTCAACATAATAATCACGAACTCATACATCATTTACAAGGATGAAGAGTTAAGGCAAAAAGCTCTTGAAATGGGAATTCACAAGCTTTTGGACTATGACGGCATAATTGAAGTTGATTCCGGCTCATTCCAGCTCATGCGCTATGGAGGAGTTGAAGTCACGAACAGAGAGATCATTGAGTTCCAGCATAAAATCGGCGTAGATATTGGAACTTTTCTTGATATTCCAACGATCCCAGATGCTCCAAGGGAAAAAGCTGAAGAAGACTTAAGGATAACCTTAGAGAGAGCTAAGGAAGCTGAAGAGATAAAGCAGATTCCGATGAATGCAACAGTTCAAGGCTCAACATATCTCGACTTAAGGACTTACGCCGCGAAAAAACTCAGCGAGATGAACTTTGAGATTCACCCAATCGGAGCAGTCGTTCCTTTGATGGAGTCCTACCGTTACAAGGACTTAGTTGACGTTGTTATCGCTTCAAAGCTCGGCTTAAGACCTGACAGACCCGTTCATCTCTTCGGCGCTGGACATCCGATGATATTTGCATTAGCTGTTGCTATGGGAATTGACTTGTTTGATTCAGCAAGCTATGCCCTATATGCAAAAGATGACCGCTACTTAACTCCAGAAGGAACTAAGCATTTGGGTGAGCTCGAATACTTCCCATGCTCTTGCCCTGTCTGCTCTCGTTATACACCCCAAGAGCTTAAAGAAATGCCAAAAGAGGAAAGAGCCAAGCTGCTTGCACTTCACAATCTCTGGGTGATTAGAGAGGAGCTGAACAGAGTAAAGCAGGCAATAAAGGAAGGAGAACTTTGGAGGTTAGTTGATGAGCGCTCAAGGTCTCATCCAAAGCTTTTCTCTGCATACAAGAGGCTGCTTGAGTACAAAGATTACCTTGAAGAAAATGAGCCAATAACAAAAAGCTCGGCTTTCTTTAAAGTGAGCGAAGAAATAATGGGAACACCCATAGTCTGGAGAGCTAAGCAAAGGGCTGAAAGAGTTAAGCAGAAGTTCCCTGAAACTACAAACCATCCAATCTTTGGTGATATTCCAAAGTATTTGAGCTTGAGCTATCCTTTTGCCCAGAGTGAAGGAGAAGAGGAATTCACAATTGAGAAGCCAAAGAAAAACGAGGCAAGGCTCTACATCCAAGCTGTGGCAGAATACCAATTTGGCGAAGGAGCTAGTGAAGCTTTCAAAGATGCATTTGTTGAGCTGTCAAGGAAGACAGGAATGCCAAGACAGATAAAAGCTAAGGGCAAGCATTTGGCAACATTTAGAGCTGAAGATGGACTATTGACACTTGGAATTGAAGGAGCAAAAAGACTTCACAAGATTCTGCCCTATCCAAGGATGAGAGTCGTTGTCAATGATGATGCAGAACCTTTCGCGAGGAAGGGAAAGAATGTCTTTGCAAAGTTCGTGATTGATGCGGATGAGAACATAAGACCATATGATGAGGTCTTGGTTGTCAACAAAAACGATGAGCTTTTAGCCACTGGACAGACTCTGCTCAGTGGAAAAGAGCTTAAGATATTCCAGCAAGGGTTAGCTGTGAAGGTGAGGAGGGGGATTGAGAAGTAG
- the nurA gene encoding DNA double-strand break repair nuclease NurA, producing MYRLISKDQADKILNMLTNELREAENVLSGKIEWKPLPEKKESKVYAVDGSQGKARLSGTIIYTVASFAFGNGKSARLVYTNAMIYNHGISDQIIRLQMETLENKLGALVGTKEHMILMDGTLTGSLTRPPVYPESVRGITTVMNALGEKSLEQLIDDFIHKLNDHYEELERKLAEKREIRESVILADEVVDEYSEFYKAMEGYTYRDAPLPSNLRKLKVSLITLQEVAERGETIEDVINRYLSEYGEEKTLTLEDAKNTIHVVLGYLEYLHSLEKLLQRELIYIAKSFYNRKITSKLGISAVDVPFLDAYLLKVYGEELPGYYVIYDPEKAEEKKKIAHRLPRVLRRYFPTVQEFIEKGVPSAYIRTMKGGVIYLLQSNRTIDDELIGKLLWHESSGYIRPLQRAHEGVKIEQKTFKAELEALMNYLKRKNKELRVFIKYGRSPLE from the coding sequence ATGTATCGCCTAATTTCGAAGGATCAAGCGGATAAAATTCTCAACATGCTCACTAATGAGCTTAGAGAGGCCGAGAATGTTTTAAGTGGAAAAATTGAGTGGAAACCTCTGCCAGAAAAGAAAGAGAGCAAAGTTTATGCCGTTGATGGTAGTCAAGGAAAGGCAAGGCTAAGCGGAACGATAATCTATACTGTGGCATCCTTTGCCTTTGGTAATGGCAAAAGCGCACGTTTGGTTTATACTAATGCTATGATTTACAATCATGGAATCTCTGACCAGATAATTAGGTTGCAGATGGAAACCCTTGAGAACAAGCTTGGTGCTTTAGTTGGGACTAAAGAGCACATGATTTTAATGGATGGAACACTTACAGGTTCTTTAACAAGACCTCCGGTTTATCCGGAGAGTGTAAGAGGTATAACTACCGTGATGAATGCTTTAGGCGAGAAAAGCTTAGAACAGCTTATTGATGATTTTATCCATAAACTTAATGACCACTATGAAGAGCTTGAAAGGAAGCTCGCAGAAAAGAGAGAAATCCGAGAGTCCGTGATATTGGCAGATGAAGTGGTGGACGAATACTCAGAGTTTTATAAAGCCATGGAGGGATACACATACAGGGATGCGCCTCTCCCGAGTAATCTTAGAAAATTGAAAGTTTCATTAATCACGCTTCAAGAGGTTGCCGAAAGGGGAGAGACCATTGAGGATGTTATAAACCGCTATCTCTCCGAATATGGGGAAGAAAAGACATTGACTCTTGAAGATGCCAAGAACACCATCCACGTTGTTTTGGGATATCTTGAATATCTCCACTCTCTCGAAAAGCTTCTCCAGAGGGAACTTATATACATAGCAAAGAGCTTTTACAACAGAAAAATTACTTCAAAGCTCGGCATCAGTGCTGTTGATGTTCCATTCCTTGATGCTTATCTGCTCAAGGTTTATGGAGAAGAACTTCCAGGTTATTACGTAATTTACGACCCAGAGAAAGCCGAGGAGAAAAAGAAGATAGCCCATCGTCTGCCGAGGGTTTTGAGAAGATATTTCCCAACTGTTCAGGAGTTCATAGAAAAAGGAGTCCCATCAGCTTACATCAGGACAATGAAAGGTGGAGTTATATATCTGCTTCAATCTAACCGCACAATCGACGATGAACTCATAGGAAAGCTTCTCTGGCATGAGAGTAGTGGGTATATAAGACCTCTTCAGAGGGCGCATGAAGGAGTAAAGATTGAGCAGAAGACTTTTAAGGCAGAGCTTGAGGCTCTCATGAACTACTTAAAGAGGAAAAACAAAGAGTTGAGAGTTTTCATAAAATATGGAAGGTCGCCTTTAGAGTGA
- the rad50 gene encoding DNA double-strand break repair ATPase Rad50 — protein MRIEKIIVRDFRSHEFTKVTFTSGINLIIGQNGSGKSSLLDAILIGLYWPTKPKDLKKDSFFRVNGKSTEITIFFEKDGVKYQVHRNITRGIAFAKYYDGTWHYVTEANQKAVRDWMEKLIPYDIFVNAIYIRQGEIDAILESDESREKVVRKVLGLDKYENAYKNLLEVRKVIDSKIKGIEEYLNAMKNIDDMIREAEKELSGAINQINELSPQIPKLRREVEELEKKLDELDKLAEELEKLKESKSGIEKSLEGTNAKINSLTTSIAERESKVKELEEKAKELEKIKPEAERYKELEEFYREYSDVKAKAEREIKGYEGQIAQIEERLKELERKAEELEELQEKISEIDEQLGELEEYAKQYDEALRIKKTIESLRKRLSLSEDELKKLKAEIENAKQRKEEILREIEEIGEKKGELKNATSEKNKAILELRKARGKCPVCGAELTDEHREDLIKKYTLEIESYAKEMEQLMRREKELRAELVNIEKILKKEKDVITNEEILNQIRENEKRISEFDLKELEEKVKKYENLSAEKNKLEGRLRSIQDELKKKTALEKKKTYLERKISEIKANLYEYEAKLKNLGFENIDTLKAEIERLKPIYEKYLKLLNSEKELKAEKERLQRDKNELDILKEKKAELEKALSEIKERLERLEKDYSKDEHERVRKEYIEKRGALIKAETELENLEKRKEELIKNLENLRNEKENVKIKRKELEDLKKARERVQELREKVRMFKNILKEDALAKVGEYASEIFEELTEEKYSGITVRAKENKVVLGVIYDGKERDLSFLSGGERIALGLAFRLALSLYLAGEIPLLIMDEPTPYLDDERRRRLIDIMERYLRRIPQVIIVSHDEELKDAADRVIRVRLENGVSKVEEVEVS, from the coding sequence ATGAGAATTGAAAAAATCATTGTGAGAGACTTTCGCTCTCATGAATTTACTAAAGTAACTTTTACGTCTGGAATAAATCTGATAATAGGTCAGAATGGGTCTGGAAAAAGCTCTCTGCTTGATGCAATTCTCATCGGCTTATACTGGCCTACAAAACCTAAAGACCTCAAAAAAGATAGCTTCTTCCGTGTTAATGGAAAAAGCACAGAGATAACGATATTCTTCGAAAAAGATGGAGTGAAATATCAAGTTCACCGCAACATAACGAGGGGTATTGCCTTTGCTAAGTACTACGACGGCACTTGGCACTATGTAACCGAGGCTAATCAAAAAGCTGTGAGAGACTGGATGGAAAAACTTATTCCTTATGACATTTTTGTCAATGCAATTTACATAAGACAGGGGGAGATTGATGCAATACTCGAGAGTGATGAAAGTAGAGAAAAAGTTGTGAGGAAAGTATTGGGGCTTGATAAATACGAAAACGCATATAAAAATCTCCTTGAGGTCAGAAAAGTAATAGACTCCAAAATTAAAGGAATTGAAGAATACTTGAACGCAATGAAGAACATAGATGATATGATTAGAGAGGCTGAGAAAGAACTAAGTGGTGCTATTAATCAGATAAATGAGCTTTCTCCTCAAATTCCAAAACTTAGAAGGGAAGTTGAGGAGCTTGAGAAAAAATTAGACGAGCTTGACAAGCTTGCTGAAGAGCTTGAGAAGTTAAAAGAAAGCAAGTCTGGGATTGAGAAATCTCTTGAAGGAACAAACGCAAAGATAAATTCCCTTACTACTTCCATAGCTGAGAGGGAGTCAAAGGTTAAAGAACTTGAAGAAAAAGCCAAAGAGCTTGAGAAAATTAAGCCCGAAGCAGAAAGATACAAAGAGCTTGAAGAATTTTATAGAGAGTACAGCGATGTGAAAGCCAAGGCAGAAAGAGAGATTAAAGGTTATGAGGGTCAGATAGCTCAGATTGAGGAAAGACTTAAGGAGCTGGAGAGAAAGGCAGAGGAACTTGAGGAATTACAAGAGAAAATATCCGAAATTGACGAACAGCTTGGAGAACTGGAGGAATATGCCAAGCAGTATGATGAAGCCTTAAGAATTAAAAAGACGATTGAATCCCTCAGAAAAAGGCTTAGCTTAAGTGAAGATGAACTCAAAAAGCTCAAAGCTGAAATTGAAAACGCCAAGCAAAGAAAAGAGGAAATTCTTAGGGAGATCGAAGAAATTGGAGAGAAAAAGGGAGAGTTAAAAAATGCCACAAGTGAGAAGAACAAGGCTATTTTGGAGCTTAGGAAAGCTAGGGGCAAATGTCCAGTTTGTGGAGCTGAACTAACAGACGAGCATAGGGAAGATTTAATCAAAAAATACACTCTGGAAATTGAGAGCTATGCAAAAGAAATGGAGCAGCTTATGAGGAGAGAAAAGGAACTTAGGGCTGAGCTTGTAAACATTGAGAAGATACTAAAAAAGGAGAAGGATGTTATAACTAACGAGGAGATTCTCAATCAAATACGAGAAAATGAGAAGAGAATCTCTGAATTTGACCTCAAGGAACTTGAGGAGAAAGTTAAGAAGTATGAAAACCTCTCTGCTGAGAAGAACAAGCTTGAGGGAAGATTAAGGAGCATTCAAGATGAACTGAAGAAAAAAACTGCCTTGGAGAAGAAGAAAACCTATTTGGAGAGAAAGATTTCGGAAATCAAAGCCAATCTATATGAATATGAAGCTAAACTTAAAAATCTCGGATTTGAGAACATCGACACTCTAAAAGCTGAGATTGAGAGGTTGAAACCAATTTATGAAAAATATCTAAAGCTCTTGAACTCGGAGAAAGAACTCAAAGCTGAGAAAGAACGTCTTCAAAGGGACAAGAACGAATTAGATATCCTTAAAGAGAAAAAAGCTGAGCTGGAAAAAGCTCTTTCTGAGATAAAGGAAAGGTTAGAGAGACTTGAGAAGGATTACAGCAAAGATGAACATGAAAGAGTTAGAAAAGAGTACATTGAAAAGAGAGGGGCACTTATAAAGGCAGAAACTGAGCTCGAAAATCTTGAAAAGAGGAAAGAAGAGCTGATTAAAAACTTAGAGAACTTAAGGAATGAGAAGGAAAACGTCAAAATCAAGAGAAAAGAGCTTGAAGACTTAAAGAAAGCCCGTGAGAGAGTTCAAGAGCTGAGAGAAAAAGTCAGAATGTTCAAGAATATTCTCAAGGAAGATGCTTTGGCAAAAGTTGGAGAATATGCAAGTGAAATCTTTGAGGAGCTGACAGAGGAGAAGTATTCAGGGATAACTGTAAGGGCTAAGGAGAACAAGGTTGTTCTTGGCGTTATTTACGATGGAAAGGAAAGGGATTTATCATTCTTAAGTGGTGGTGAAAGGATAGCACTTGGATTGGCATTTAGACTGGCTTTGTCCTTGTATCTGGCTGGGGAAATTCCTCTACTTATAATGGACGAGCCAACGCCTTATCTTGATGACGAGAGGAGAAGAAGGCTCATTGATATAATGGAACGCTACCTTAGGAGAATTCCGCAGGTAATCATAGTTTCTCACGATGAGGAGCTGAAGGACGCTGCAGACAGGGTCATTAGGGTTAGACTTGAGAATGGGGTCTCGAAAGTGGAAGAGGTCGAGGTGAGCTGA
- the mre11 gene encoding DNA double-strand break repair protein Mre11, with amino-acid sequence MTFKFAHIADVHLGFEQYRLPYRAEEFREAFEMAIKKAIEEKVDFILIAGDLFHRSNPSPQTIKDAIDILSIPKEANIPVFAIEGNHDRTQKKISAYHLLESLGLIYLLGFSEEKKENKYQTTEKVNGKLIVKGIFEKGNKSIEIYGMKFMSAAWFERNKLSDYFKPSGDAILMLHQGIREMMDKLYLETQRDYFEISLEDLPDGFLYYAMGHIHKRWQTSKGFGIVAYPGSLQRWDFGDYEIRYRWDGNKFLPQAGEDKGFLIVEDFKPQFIKLDVRPFYDIRIKANESVARRELKRLVAKIPSEAFLRVHIEWEKPFDVSFLHDVFKVKYLYIRTKFGKVSLLKAKGTTASEFFTPIELKVIERVGEKDFEEFDEIIRLILEGIDESISTGEKVVEKEKTEEKLQKTEPQVEREVKVQKTEKKVKSIPPKKKSDILAWLRG; translated from the coding sequence ATGACCTTTAAATTTGCTCACATTGCTGACGTCCATCTTGGATTTGAGCAGTACCGCTTGCCCTATAGAGCTGAAGAGTTTAGAGAAGCCTTTGAAATGGCGATAAAAAAAGCAATTGAGGAGAAAGTTGATTTTATCTTGATAGCTGGAGATTTATTCCACAGGAGTAATCCAAGCCCTCAGACTATTAAAGATGCTATTGATATTTTGTCAATTCCAAAAGAAGCCAACATTCCAGTTTTTGCCATTGAGGGAAATCACGATAGAACCCAGAAAAAAATCTCTGCCTATCATCTTCTTGAGTCTTTGGGGTTGATTTATCTCCTTGGATTCAGCGAGGAAAAAAAGGAGAATAAATATCAAACTACGGAGAAAGTCAACGGAAAATTAATTGTCAAGGGAATTTTTGAGAAAGGGAATAAGAGCATTGAGATTTACGGAATGAAGTTCATGAGTGCCGCATGGTTTGAGAGAAATAAGCTCAGCGATTATTTCAAACCAAGTGGAGATGCCATATTGATGCTCCATCAAGGAATAAGGGAGATGATGGACAAGCTTTATCTTGAAACCCAGAGAGATTACTTTGAGATAAGCCTTGAAGACTTGCCAGATGGATTTCTCTATTACGCAATGGGTCATATACACAAGAGGTGGCAGACTAGTAAAGGTTTTGGCATCGTAGCTTACCCAGGTTCATTGCAGAGGTGGGACTTTGGGGATTATGAGATAAGATATAGATGGGATGGAAATAAGTTCTTACCTCAAGCTGGAGAGGACAAGGGCTTTTTGATAGTTGAAGACTTTAAGCCTCAGTTTATTAAATTAGACGTCAGACCTTTCTATGATATTAGGATAAAGGCAAATGAGAGTGTTGCAAGAAGGGAGCTGAAAAGGTTAGTGGCAAAGATACCGAGTGAGGCATTCTTAAGAGTTCATATTGAATGGGAAAAGCCTTTTGACGTTTCTTTCCTTCATGATGTTTTCAAGGTTAAATATCTTTACATAAGGACAAAGTTCGGTAAAGTTTCTCTCTTGAAGGCAAAAGGGACAACTGCAAGCGAGTTTTTTACACCTATAGAGCTTAAGGTAATTGAGAGAGTTGGAGAGAAGGACTTTGAGGAGTTCGATGAAATAATAAGGCTAATTTTAGAAGGCATTGATGAGTCTATTAGTACTGGTGAGAAAGTCGTTGAGAAGGAAAAGACAGAAGAAAAGCTCCAAAAGACAGAGCCACAAGTGGAAAGAGAGGTAAAGGTGCAAAAAACCGAGAAAAAAGTGAAAAGCATCCCCCCGAAGAAGAAATCTGACATTTTGGCTTGGTTGAGGGGGTGA
- the herA gene encoding DNA double-strand break repair helicase HerA, whose product MKITEEVVGIVRGEATVTNYTFSAQPDAELRFGEFVVAQNREGEWVIGNIRKLENINWLLSGGKSTYHALQLDLEQYGDSIEANEELIATVRILGKIKINGKKVEVLPNRVPIPNGRKVYRLSDEVLKAIYNPGVGYIEIGNLLLRESVPIYLNADELVSRHFAVLAVTGAGKSNTVAVMISQIVEKLRGTVVVLDPHGDYIKLKLPNTGKEYVKIIEAKIRPEEMDSEELADLIEVAKNATIQREFLAKAWETVKHDYPNLGGREIIEKLMETISDWIRHKEARYWDGAKQSYLTEELKSERVDTLRGVVLRIRRFLRNYGALLTSEDLISQIEPGKANVIDLGPLDEGQMKVVVGKLLHAIFEARVDYEKARKKLERIKEELRESRVARTSKLEEEMRELEKTMRDIEAKSKALAEPILLIVEEAHIFAPQGEHNDAVRILSRIAREGRKFGVGLGIVSQRPNKLNEDVLSQTNTKIILRIVNPKDQDYVLKASEQLSSDLLSDIASLGKGEAVIVGQAIALPALVKIHNFKSKGGDYGGEDIGVVSRWLKRAEEEEKEREIQQIYEDEGIEYDL is encoded by the coding sequence ATGAAAATAACAGAAGAGGTCGTTGGTATAGTCAGAGGTGAGGCAACTGTCACAAATTATACATTCTCTGCTCAGCCAGACGCTGAATTACGATTTGGAGAATTTGTTGTTGCTCAAAATAGGGAGGGTGAGTGGGTTATTGGCAATATTAGAAAGCTTGAAAATATAAACTGGCTTCTCAGCGGAGGAAAAAGCACCTATCATGCTCTTCAGCTGGATTTAGAACAATATGGAGATAGTATTGAAGCTAATGAAGAACTTATAGCTACTGTAAGAATTCTTGGTAAAATCAAAATTAACGGGAAAAAAGTTGAAGTTTTGCCAAATAGAGTTCCTATTCCCAATGGTAGGAAGGTGTATCGTCTAAGCGATGAAGTTCTCAAGGCAATATACAATCCCGGAGTTGGATACATAGAGATTGGAAATCTTCTTTTGAGAGAAAGTGTTCCAATTTATCTAAATGCTGATGAACTCGTTTCAAGGCATTTTGCAGTTTTAGCTGTTACAGGTGCTGGCAAATCAAATACTGTGGCTGTGATGATTAGTCAGATTGTTGAAAAGCTTAGAGGCACAGTTGTTGTTCTCGATCCTCATGGAGATTACATTAAGCTAAAGCTTCCAAATACTGGAAAAGAGTATGTCAAGATAATTGAAGCTAAAATAAGACCAGAGGAGATGGACAGTGAGGAATTAGCTGATTTAATTGAGGTTGCAAAGAATGCAACAATTCAGAGAGAATTCTTGGCCAAAGCTTGGGAAACCGTTAAGCATGACTATCCAAACCTAGGTGGCAGAGAGATTATCGAAAAGCTTATGGAAACAATAAGCGATTGGATAAGGCATAAGGAAGCAAGATACTGGGATGGAGCAAAGCAGAGTTATCTTACTGAGGAACTCAAGTCAGAGAGAGTTGATACTTTGAGAGGAGTTGTCCTGAGAATCAGAAGATTCTTAAGAAACTATGGAGCACTATTGACGAGTGAGGATTTAATTTCCCAGATTGAGCCGGGTAAAGCTAATGTCATCGATTTGGGTCCTTTAGATGAGGGGCAGATGAAAGTTGTCGTTGGTAAGCTTCTGCATGCTATATTTGAGGCGAGAGTGGATTATGAAAAAGCAAGGAAGAAGCTTGAACGTATAAAAGAAGAACTGAGAGAAAGCAGAGTTGCCAGAACTTCAAAGCTAGAAGAAGAAATGAGAGAGCTTGAGAAAACTATGAGGGATATTGAAGCTAAGAGCAAAGCTCTCGCTGAACCAATCCTTCTGATTGTGGAAGAGGCTCACATCTTTGCTCCACAAGGAGAGCACAATGACGCTGTGAGAATTTTAAGCAGGATTGCAAGGGAAGGTAGAAAATTTGGAGTTGGTTTGGGAATAGTGTCTCAAAGACCAAATAAGCTCAATGAAGATGTCTTGAGTCAAACAAACACGAAGATAATTTTAAGGATTGTGAATCCAAAAGACCAAGATTATGTTCTCAAAGCGAGTGAGCAACTGAGCTCTGATTTGCTCTCAGATATTGCCTCTCTCGGTAAAGGTGAGGCTGTAATAGTTGGTCAAGCAATTGCTCTGCCCGCTTTGGTCAAAATACACAACTTCAAATCTAAAGGCGGAGATTACGGTGGTGAAGATATAGGAGTTGTCTCAAGATGGCTCAAGAGGGCTGAAGAAGAAGAAAAGGAGAGGGAAATTCAGCAAATTTATGAGGATGAGGGGATAGAGTATGACCTTTAA
- the rimI gene encoding ribosomal protein S18-alanine N-acetyltransferase produces the protein MNASSRDLSQMKRIPLSLVAIRPAKLFDLPEIVRIEHQSFREQYPRGLFMIFLENNPDTFLVAEYNGKVVGYVMAYLKPDLEGHVMSIAVDPIYRGNGIGKALMTSVINKLIEKGARYIGLEVRVSNERAIKLYETLGFRKVKRIIGYYSDGEDAYYMVLPVNEWRGGN, from the coding sequence ATGAACGCCTCCTCAAGAGACCTGTCACAAATGAAAAGAATTCCTCTAAGTTTAGTTGCCATCAGGCCTGCAAAGCTTTTTGATTTACCAGAGATAGTTAGGATAGAGCACCAATCATTCAGAGAACAGTATCCGAGAGGACTTTTCATGATCTTCTTAGAGAACAATCCGGACACTTTTTTAGTAGCCGAGTACAATGGGAAAGTTGTGGGCTATGTTATGGCATATCTAAAGCCGGATTTAGAAGGGCACGTGATGAGCATAGCCGTTGATCCCATTTATAGGGGAAATGGCATAGGTAAAGCTTTGATGACTTCGGTAATTAATAAACTCATAGAAAAAGGAGCTAGATACATAGGATTGGAGGTTAGGGTTAGCAATGAAAGGGCGATAAAGCTTTATGAAACCCTTGGATTTAGAAAGGTAAAGAGGATCATCGGCTACTATTCAGATGGAGAAGATGCATATTACATGGTCTTACCAGTGAATGAATGGAGGGGAGGGAATTGA
- the endA gene encoding tRNA-intron lyase codes for MKEPIAFYLSGERVFSEREKAINQFYNKRYFGEVINGKLFLSLIEAAYLVDKGKIKVFDGDRELSLRELFDLGKKKDEQFDLKFLVYKDLRDRGYVVKTALKYGSHFRVYRKGMEEHSDWLIWVVNESQKMFPNDLTSRVRVAHGVRKKMIMAVVDEDNDIVYYQIERVKF; via the coding sequence TTGAAGGAACCAATTGCTTTTTATCTAAGCGGAGAAAGGGTTTTCAGTGAAAGAGAGAAGGCAATAAATCAGTTTTACAACAAGCGGTATTTTGGGGAGGTCATCAACGGAAAGCTTTTCTTATCCCTAATTGAGGCTGCGTATTTGGTGGATAAAGGGAAGATTAAAGTCTTTGATGGGGATAGGGAGCTGAGCTTGAGAGAGCTTTTTGATTTAGGAAAGAAGAAAGACGAGCAGTTTGATCTGAAGTTTTTAGTCTATAAAGACTTAAGAGATAGGGGATATGTTGTGAAAACTGCCCTCAAATATGGCTCTCACTTTAGAGTTTATCGCAAAGGGATGGAGGAACATTCAGATTGGCTCATTTGGGTTGTAAATGAGAGCCAAAAAATGTTTCCAAATGATTTAACGTCAAGGGTGAGAGTTGCACATGGAGTGAGGAAGAAAATGATCATGGCGGTTGTTGATGAAGACAACGACATTGTATATTACCAGATCGAGAGGGTGAAGTTTTAA
- a CDS encoding DUF835 domain-containing protein: MNFVPIVEFESDETYEEIPAGIYLCKVEECYPAFLKLLKGRAGVIISRISPDTLRKNFKLEKTPVLWLTKIEGKSTIHPHRLEFLLHTLVNFMKKNKNPKVVLFDGLEYLVLENGFIPVFKFLTALKDYAVMNNTIIVVPIKEEIFDTRELSILKREFGELKL, encoded by the coding sequence ATGAACTTTGTTCCTATAGTTGAATTTGAAAGTGACGAGACTTATGAAGAGATTCCTGCTGGGATTTATCTTTGTAAAGTTGAAGAATGCTACCCTGCTTTTCTCAAATTATTGAAAGGAAGGGCTGGAGTTATAATTTCAAGGATTTCACCAGATACACTGCGCAAAAACTTCAAACTTGAAAAGACACCAGTTTTGTGGCTCACAAAAATCGAAGGAAAGAGCACGATTCATCCTCACAGGCTAGAATTTCTGCTTCATACATTGGTAAATTTCATGAAGAAAAATAAAAATCCAAAAGTGGTACTCTTCGATGGCCTTGAGTATTTGGTTTTAGAAAATGGGTTCATACCTGTTTTCAAGTTTTTAACTGCTCTAAAGGACTATGCAGTTATGAATAATACTATTATTGTAGTCCCAATTAAAGAAGAAATATTCGACACAAGAGAGCTGAGCATCCTCAAAAGAGAATTTGGAGAGCTCAAACTTTAA